One genomic region from Nilaparvata lugens isolate BPH chromosome 3, ASM1435652v1, whole genome shotgun sequence encodes:
- the LOC120350273 gene encoding craniofacial development protein 2-like, with translation MDGFKTKYSGGKSSPIGSPGGAVANQNMKARLKSVKIGTWNARSLFASGKLDNVMKEMSRLSINILGISDVRWPGSGKCRTNNGVFYYSGIDDPNHRYGVGVIIDKATNASVQSFTPYSERVMMLQIKTCTGHLNIIQIYAPTADSEEVEVKEFYAELETIIASTKKSDVTIVMGDFNAKVGKDKVEAQTGGFGLGERNERGERLIQFCQEKDLMVANTYFKLPYRRLYTWKSPADNPENIIRNQIDYILINNRYRNAVTSTKTYPGADINSDHNPVVAKLHIKMKKITKRPRNYIDARLLKNPKICDIVKYEVNKAMREFNVSQVDNVEGKWDEVQVTLREIATSHLVDKEPQRKKKAWMTSEILDLMEERRKSKGKEKEYRELQKRIQKRIREAKEEYLTLQCEEIEVLEKNFDSFHVHKKVKEMAGCHFEKAFDKVRHGVMYRLLDNKGIDAGDIRIISNLYWGQKAAARIENQLTEEIEIRRGQQRLVPSGSE, from the exons ATGGATGGGTTTAAAACGAAATATTCCGGGGGTAAAAGCTCCCCAATCGGATCTCCGGGGGGAGCAGTGGCGAACCAGAACATGAAAGCAAGACTGAAGAGTGTGAAGATCGGAACGTGGAATGCAAGAAGCCTCTTTGCATCGGGAAAGttggacaatgtgatgaaggAAATGTCAAGACTCAGCATAAACATTCTGGGAATAAGCGATGTCAGATGGCCAGGCAGTGGTAAGTGTAGAACGAATAATGGAGTTTTCTATTACTCAGGAATAGATGACCCAAATCATCGGTATGGAGTGGGAGTAATTATAGATAAGGCTACCAATGCATCGGTTCAGAGTTTTACACCATATTCAGAAAGAGTCATGATGTTACAAATAAAAACATGCACAGGACACCTGAACATCATACAAATATATGCACCAACTGCAGACTCGGAGGAAGTAGAAGTCAAGGAGTTCTATGCGGAACTGGAAACAATAATTGCAAGCACTAAGAAAAGTGATGTAACTATAGTAATGGGAGATTTTAATGCTAAAGTAGGCAAAGATAAGGTAGAAGCACAAACAGGGGGTTTTGGACTGGGTGAGAGAAATGAGAGAGGTGAACGCCTAATACAATTTTGTCAGGAGAAGGATCTAATGGTAGCAAACACCTACTTCAAGCTTCCATATCGTAGATTGTACACCTGGAAATCTCCTGCTGATAATCCAGAAAATATCATCAGAAATCAAATTGACTATATCCTCATCAATAATAGATATAGGAATGCAGTCACATCTACAAAAACCTATCCTGGGGCTGATATCAATTCAGATCACAACCCTGTAGTAGCTAAGTTgcatattaaaatgaaaaagattacaaaACGACCAAGAAATTACATAGACGCAAGACTTCTCAAAAACCCAAAAATCTGTGACATTGTGAAGTATGAGGTGAACAAAGCCATGAGAGAGTTTAATGTATCACAGGTAGACAATGTAGAAGGAAAGTGGGATGAGGTACAAGTGACCTTAAGAGAAATAGCGACGAGTCACCTGGTAGATAAGGAACCCCAAAGGAAGAAGAAAGCATGGATGACATCTGAAATTCTGGATCTTATggaagaaagaaggaagagCAAGGGAAAGGAGAAAGAATATAGAGAACTACAGAAGAGAATTCAAAAGAGGATAAGAGAGGCTAAGGAAGAGTATCTGACATTGCAATGTGAAGAAATAGAAGTATTGGAAAAGAATTTTGACAGCTTCCATGTGCATAAGAAGGTTAAAGAAATGGCTGGATGTC ATTTTGAAAAGGCATTTGACAAGGTAAGGCATGGAGTGATGTACAGGTTGCTTGACAACAAGGGAATTGATGCAGGCGATATAAGAATAATCAGCAATCTTTATTGGGGTCAGAAGGCGGCTGCAAGAATAGAGAATCAATTGACCGAGGAAATCGAGATCCGCCGAGGG CAGCAAAGACTTGTTCCGAGCGGCAGTGAATAA
- the LOC111049030 gene encoding venom protein 302, whose translation MCAVTTATSCLRWPLLLLLVLFPGSFCFSCVCSPSECEEVRDSECPPGAGTVWDSCGCCRVCARTEGEPCGGPYGFYGACAAGLECVVTDLQSDNAEGVCTSE comes from the coding sequence ATGTGTGCCGTGACGACCGCAACTAGTTGCCTCCGTTGGcctctgctgctgctgctggtcCTATTCCCGGGCTCGTTCTGCTTCTCGTGCGTATGCTCGCCGTCGGAGTGCGAGGAGGTGCGAGACTCGGAGTGTCCCCCGGGTGCCGGCACCGTCTGGGACTCGTGCGGCTGTTGTCGCGTATGTGCACGCACCGAAGGCGAGCCGTGCGGCGGACCGTACGGCTTCTACGGCGCATGCGCCGCTGGCCTCGAGTGTGTCGTCACCGACCTGCAGTCCGATAACGCCGAGGGAGTGTGTACCAGTGAGTAa